In Spirochaeta isovalerica, the genomic window GCCTGCCTGTAATTAAGAACCGGATCGTCGAGACGGGATTCCGAATAATTCCGCGTCGGCTGACTGGATTTTTCTTCACGGTAATGGCTGTATTCCTCAAGCGGCTCTGCTGGAGTTTTCTCTCTGTAACTCGCCATGAGAACAGAAGGAGCGGACGCTCCGAATTCAAAATTCTCGACTGTCCGGGAATAGAGTTTCAATTCCTGTCCGGGGTATATTGATGAGCCATTGATATTGTTCCACTTTGAAATGTCCTCGATGGCAAGGTCATATGCGGCGGCAATATCCCACAGGTTATCGCCTTTTTCCACAAGATGGACCTGAGGACGGAGCGGCGCAACAAGAAGAGACTGGCCTACGCGGAGAGAATCGTTTTCCAGGTTGTTGATCTGTCTGAGCTGTTCCTGCGATATGTCGAAAAGTAGGGATATACGCGACAGGGTATCGCCGCTCTGTACGGAATAACGGTCGCCACCCGCAGCTTTTCCCGGGATACTCAATACCTGTCCGATCCGGACATTCTGATCAGATAGATGATTGAGCTGCTCAATCTGTTTCTGCTCCACTCCGAGTTTCAAGGCTATTTCCGAAAGAGTATCGCCGTTTTTTACTCTATAGGTATGGATTTCCGCTTTATTCTCTGATCTTGATACTTCAACAGTGCTGTCGGGAAGGGGGATCACAAGCTCTTCCCCTTTTTTTATGATTTCCGATTCCAGCCCGTTAGCTCTGCGGATGTCATCAACCGATGTGTTGTAAAGGAGCGAGAGCCCGAAGAGAGTGTCTCTTTCATCGACTTTATGAATTATCTGATCAGCAAAGAGCAAAGCCGCCCCCTCAAGAAGAGTCAGCAGAACTGTCAGTTGGATGAATCGATTACAGGTAATAAGGCAGCTCCTTCGGATAATCTAATTCCATTATCGAAAGAGCGGAAAAATAGTTTAGACCGAATACTATTCCCGGGTATAGAAAATGAGCATGGAGCGGCCGTACTTTCGCAGATCGTACTGGCGCAGGGAGCCGATCCGCTCGTCGAAGCTCTCCTCGTCGGGATAGTGCATCATCAGAGTTCCGCCCGGCTTTACTATTCCGTGTTTATCAGCAAGCTGAAGGAACTTTTCCTTGCCCTTCATGGGAAAAGGGGGATCGAAATGGACGATATCGAAATCCCTGCCGCAGCTTCTGATATAGACTTCGCCTGGCATGAGATTGAGCTTGATTTGTGAATCCACCCAGGAGATATTTTCGAGAATCGTTTTCTTTTTGATTTTGTCTTTTTCCACCAGCTCGACGGGAGAAGCTCCGCGCGATGCCGCTTCGATCCCTATCATACCGGAACCGGAAAAGACATCGAGAAAAGAGAGTCCTTCCAGGTCGCCGAGGATGGAAAACATGGATTCGCGCATGCGGTCCATGGCCGGGCGGATGACCCCCTTCGGGCATTTGACTGTTCTTCCTCTGTATAATCCGCCTGTGACTCTCAATGATTACTCCTGACATCTGTTTTGTTTATTACACATTGTACCGGGAAGAGGGGAGTTGATAAAGATGTTATGGGGAAATCAACGACAGCTTGCGGTCGCTCCGGCAATTCATGGCCTGACCCGGCGAGACTGAACAGCTTAGTCAAAAAAATGCAAAAGAGGATCATCCTCTTCCTCATCCTCCGGTAATGGCTTGGTCGATATCATGATCACATCACCTTCAATCTTCAGTCCATATTTTTTTAGTTTGGAAGCATTCTGATTCAGACATTCTCCCGTTAACAGATCAAATTGCCATCCATGGCGGGGACAGGTCGCTACATTGCCAGAAATATGGCCTCTTGTAATATCTGCCCCCTGATGCTTACAACCGACTTCAATGGCATAAAATTCTGAATTGAGGTCTTTAATGATTCCAATTTTTTTTCCCAGGATGGTAACGCTTTTAATTCTGCTGTTCTTAAA contains:
- a CDS encoding LysM peptidoglycan-binding domain-containing protein, encoding MLFADQIIHKVDERDTLFGLSLLYNTSVDDIRRANGLESEIIKKGEELVIPLPDSTVEVSRSENKAEIHTYRVKNGDTLSEIALKLGVEQKQIEQLNHLSDQNVRIGQVLSIPGKAAGGDRYSVQSGDTLSRISLLFDISQEQLRQINNLENDSLRVGQSLLVAPLRPQVHLVEKGDNLWDIAAAYDLAIEDISKWNNINGSSIYPGQELKLYSRTVENFEFGASAPSVLMASYREKTPAEPLEEYSHYREEKSSQPTRNYSESRLDDPVLNYRQARDILEALDRSIESEPGLGNQLSGYTIVIDPGHGGLDPGAIVASVNGNGETVYVVEDEYAYDISLRTYRLLKLYGADVTLTIISPNHQIRSSENPSDTFVNMKNEVYNMASLNRKNDDSSWPVGSSEGLRKRVEIAENAFRGADRNKTLYISIHADNSPDLGQGTIVLYSSENEANLDKSQELAESLIPYLGASSSTGRQNLAVLRDNPAYAEVLIEIRNLYYPGNSWAIRYDKLREQDAEFITRGLINYAEGR
- the rsmD gene encoding 16S rRNA (guanine(966)-N(2))-methyltransferase RsmD, producing MRVTGGLYRGRTVKCPKGVIRPAMDRMRESMFSILGDLEGLSFLDVFSGSGMIGIEAASRGASPVELVEKDKIKKKTILENISWVDSQIKLNLMPGEVYIRSCGRDFDIVHFDPPFPMKGKEKFLQLADKHGIVKPGGTLMMHYPDEESFDERIGSLRQYDLRKYGRSMLIFYTRE
- a CDS encoding Rieske (2Fe-2S) protein codes for the protein MDYIKAANINDFKNSRIKSVTILGKKIGIIKDLNSEFYAIEVGCKHQGADITRGHISGNVATCPRHGWQFDLLTGECLNQNASKLKKYGLKIEGDVIMISTKPLPEDEEEDDPLLHFFD